Part of the Halobellus ruber genome is shown below.
CGGGTTGCGAAGGCGTCCATCAGCACCTCCTCGGTGTCGACGCCGTTCGCGTCGGCGACGTCGACGACGGCGTCCCGGAACCGGCCGTCGGTCTCCCGCATCACGTTCGCCTTGTGGACGACCTGGAACCCATCGCTCCCGCGGTCGGCGACGAACTCGCAGGCGAACGCCGCAAGCCGCTCGGCGGCGGAGGTGGTCACAACCCGGGTGAGCGTCGAGAGGTCCTCGGAGAGGCGGTCCTCGTGGCCGGCGTACACGCCCTCGGTGTTCTCCCGGAGGAAGACCAGATCCGTCTCCGGCTGAACCGCCTCGACGCCGGGGTAGGCCCGCGCGGGGCGGACGTTGACGAACGACCCGACGGCGGTCCGGAGCGGGAGGATCACGTCCGCGGCGGTCTCGCCGGCGGCGCCGAACAGCGTCGCGTCGGCGTCGGCGACGGCGTCGTAGGTCGCCTGCGGCAGCGCCTCCCCCGTCTCCGCCTTCACCGCGTCGCCGGCGTCGGCCGCGACGAACTCGAAGTCGCCGACGGCGTCGAGCACCTCGACCGCCGCGGGGACGACCTCCCTGCCGATGCCGTCGCCCTCGATGACGACGATCTCCTCGTGATTATTACTCCCGGTTTTCACCACCGTGTGCCACCCCCGTTGACGGCGCTCGGCGGTGAGAGACGGGAGTACTCAGTATCACGCATCAGTGTAGGGTAAGGCGGCGGCCTTCTCGGCGACCGCGTCGGCGTTGGACTTCATCAGCGCGGTGGTGTCCCAGACGCCTTCCGTGAGTGCCCGTCGCTGTGCGTCGTCGACCGTCGCCTCGATGGTGGTGTCGCCGTAGGTGACGGTCTCGTTTCCGACGTCGACGTGGATCTCCCCGTCGGGGTTGTCGTCGATCCACGTCTGGAGGTCGACGATCGCCTCGTGGTCGGCCGTGACCGTCGGGATCCCCAGCGCGAGGCAGTTGCCCGCGAAGATCTCCGCGAAGGACTCGCCCACGATGGCGTCGATCCCCCACCGCATCAGCGCCTGGGGGGCGTGCTCCCGCGAGGAGCCGCAGCCGAAATTGGCGTTGACCGCCATCACGGAGGCGTCCTGGAACGCCGGCTCGTTGAACGGGTGGTCCTTCCGGGCGTCCTCGTCGTCGAACCGGAGGTCGAAGAAGGCGAACTCCCCGAGGCCGTCGAAGGTGACGACCTTCATAAACCGCGCGGGGATGATCTGGTCGGTGTCGATGTCGTTGCCCCGGATCGGGACGCCCGTCCCGGTTACCGAGTCGATCTCGGGGATCTCGTCGGTCACGCCACCACCTCCGGAGCGACGCTCCGGCGTACTCGCATTCGCTGTCGGGGACAGCTCATACGACACTCACCTCCTTCAGTTCGCGGACGTCAGTCACTTCGCCTTCGACCGCCGCGGCGGCGACCATCCGGGGGTTCATGAGGACGGTCCGGCCGTCCTTCGAGCCCTGGCGCCCGATGAAGTTGCGGTTCGAGGAGGAGGCACACGCCTCGTCGCCCCGCAGTTGGTCCTCGTTCATCCCGAGACACATCGAACAGCCCGCGTTGCGCCACTCGAAGCCGGCGGTCTCGAAGATCCCGTCGAGGCCCTCGGCCTCGGCGGCGGCCTTCACGCGCTGGCTGCCGGGGACGACCATCGCGCGGACGTCGTCGTGGACCTCCCGACCCTCGACGACCGCGGCCGCCCGGCGGAGGTCCGGGAGCCGGGCGTTCGTACACGACCCCAGGAACGCGACGTCGATCTCGTAGCCCGCCATCGTGTCGCCGGGGGTGACGCGCATGTGCTCCTGGGCGCGTCGGGCGGTGTCCCGTTTGTCCGCCGGCAGGGATTCGGGTTCGGGGATCGGCTCGGTGATGCCGATGCCCTGGCCGGGGGTGGTGCCCCACGTGACGACGGGCTCCAGTTCGGAACCGTCGATGGTGACGACGTCGTCGTACTCGGCGTCCTCGTCCGAGCGGATCGACTCCCAGTAGGGCTTGAGCTCCGCGAAGCGCTCGGGGTTCTCCCGGAAGTAGTCGGTCTCCTCCAGCCACTCGTAGGTGGTCTCGTCGGGGTTGACGTAGCCCGCGCGGGCGCCGCCCTCGATGGACATGTTGCAGATGCTCATCCGCCCCTCCATATCGAGGTTCTCGATGGCCTCGCCGGCGTACTCGTAGACGTAGCCGACGCCGCCCTCGGTGCCCAGCCGGCGGATCACTTCGAGGATGACGTCCTTGGCCTCGACGCCGGGGCCGAGTTCGCCCGTGACCTCGATCTTCCGAACAGCCTTCTTCTCCATCGCGACGGTCCCCGTCGCGAGCACGTCGCGGATCTGACTCGTCCCGATCCCGAAGGCCAAGGCGCCGAAGGCGCCGTGCGTCGAGGTGTGGGAGTCGCCGCAGACGATCGTCTTCCCGGGCTGGGTCAGCCCCTGCTCGGGGCCGATGACGTGGACGATCCCCTGGTCGCCGGTCGTGGGATCCGAAAACTCGATGCCCGCCTCCCGGACGTTCTCCTCGAGTTCCGCCATCATCTCCTCGGCGGCGTCGTCGCGGTAGGGCCGCGACTGGTCGGCGGTCGGCACGATGTGGTCCACCGTCGCGTGGGTGAGTTCGGGGTAGGCGACCTCCAGGTCCCGTTCCTGTAGCATCCCGAACGCCTGCGGGCTCGTCACCTCGTGGATGAGATGCAGGCCGACGAACAGCTGCGTCTGTCCCGTCGGGAGCTCCGAGACCGTGTGTTCCTCCCATACCTTGTCGTACAGCGTTCCCTCGCTCATCTTCGATCACCGCGTGTTGTCGGTCCGTGTGTCACTCTCATCGCCTCCGTCAGTCGTCCGCCGCCGCCTCCGCGGCCTCCTCCCTCTCGTCGCCCCACGCGAACAGGTCGCGCAGGGGCTCGCCCACCTCCTCGATGTGGTGGGTCTCCTCGGCGTGTTTCAGCTGCGTGTAGGAGGGGCGGCCGGCCTGGTTCTCGGCGATCCACTCGCGGGCGAACGTGCCGTCCTGAACCTCCTCCAGCAGTTCCTCCATCTCCGCGCGCACGTGATCGTCGATGAGGCGGTCCCCGCGGGAGAGCCCGCCGTATTCGGCGGTGTCGGAGACGGAGTTCCACATCTCCGAGAGCCCGCCCTCGTACATCAGATCCACGATCAGCTTCAGCTCGTTCAGACACTCGAAGTACGCCATCTCCGGGGAGTAGCCGGCGTCGACCAGCGTCTCGTAGCCCGCCTTCACCAAGGCGGTCGCGCCGCCGCACAGCACCGCCTGCTCCCCGAAGAGGTCGGTCTCGGTCTCCTCGCGGAACGTGGTTTCGATGACGCCCGCCCGGGTGCAGCCGATCCCGTGGGCGTACGCCAGCGCCTCGTCGAACGCCTCGCCCGTCTCGTTCTGGTAGATCGCCACGAGGCCGGGGGTGCCCTGGTTGGCCTCGTAGTTCCGCCGGACGAGGTGCCCGGGCGACTTCGGCGCCACCATCGTCACGTCGACGTCCTCGGGCGGCCGGATCTGGTTGTAGTGGATGTTGAACCCGTGGGCGAACTGGAGGGTGTCGCCGGGTTCCAGCCCGTCGCGGATGTTCTCGAAGACGCCGGGCTGGACCGAGTCCGGGACCAGGATCGAGACGATGTCCGCCTCGGCGGCCGCCGCCGCGGGCGTCTCGACACGGAGGCCGTCGCCCCGCGCGGCCTCGCGGGAGGAGGATCCCTCCCGGAGGCCGACGATCACGTCGACCCCGCTGTCCGAGAGGTTCTGCGAGTGGGCGTGACCCTGGCTGCCGTAGCCGATCACGGCTACGGTCTTGTCGTCGATGTGCGAGCGGTCCGCGTCGTCGTCGTAGTATACCGTCGTGTTCAGATCTGTCATTGTGTTCGTCACTGTGTGTTGGTCGGTCGCGTCGGCTCGTCCGCGGTGCCGGGCTTCTCGCCGGGGGCAGTCGGTTGGTTGCCGCGCGCAAGCGCCGCGTAGCCCGTCCGCGCGATCTCGATGATGCCGAACTGCCGGAACGCGTCGATCGCGTCGTCGATCTCCTGTTCGTCGCCGGTGAGCTGTACCGTGATCGTCTCGGCACCGGCGTCGAGCGTCTGGCCGTCGTACATCTCGGTGATCGCGTGCACCTTGTCGGGTTCGGTGCCCTCGACTTTCAGGAGGACGAGTTCGGTCCGGACCGCGTCCTCGTCGAGTTCACCCACGGTGATGACGGGCTTGAGCTTTCCGAGTTGCTTTCTGATCTGGTCGATGTCGGGTTCGGTCTCCTCGACCACCATCGTGATCCGGGAGTGGCCGTCGACGGTGGTCGGCCCGACCGTGAGGCTCTCGATGTTGAACTGCCGCCGGGAGATCAGCCCCGCGATCCGGGAGAGCACGCCGGGTTCGTCCTCCACTAGGGCGGAGAACACCGCCCGGCGCGGCTCGTGTGTCGCCTCGACTTCGGGATCGATCCGGATCCCCTGGGAGTTCCGCCGCCCCTCCGGGTGGGGCCGCTCGTCGGGTTCCGGCCCCGCCAGCCCGTGTTTCGGTGGGGTCTCGCGTCCGCCGCGGTCGGCCCCGTCGTCACCCGAACTCATAGTTGCTCCTCCGTCAGCGCGAACTTGCCGTTGGCGCCACCCGAGGGAACCATCGGGTAGACGTTCTCCGCGGGATCGATGTGGAAGTCGATCACCGACGGGCCGTCGTACGCCAGCGCTGCCTCGACGGTGTCGGCGACCTCGTCGTAGTCGTCGACGCGCCACCCGCGGGCGCCGAACGCCTCCGCGAGCTTGTCGAACTCCGGACACCAGTTGTATTCGGCGGCCATCCGCCGGCCCTCGAAGAAGGCGTCCTGCCACTGCCGGACCATCCCGATGTACTCGTTGTTGAGCACCGCGACGGTGATGTCGAGTTCCTCGCGCACCGCGACCGACAGCGACTGGATGGTCATCAGGAACGACCCGTCGCCGTCGATGCAGACGACCTCCCGGTCGTCGTCGGCGGCGATCCGGGCGCCGATCGCGCCGGGGAGGCCGTAGCCCATCGTCCCGAGGCCGTGGCTCGACACCCACGTGCGCGGCTCGGTGAACGTCCAGTACTGCGAGGCCCACATCTGGTGTTGGCCCACGCCCGTGGTGACGATGGTGTCGTCGGCGGTGGCCTCGTCGAGCACCTCCACGACGAACTGCGGTTTCAGCGGCTCGTCGTCGGGGGTGGCGTAGTCCATCGGGTACTCCTGTTTCCACTCCTGGCACTGCCGGCGCCACTCGTCGGCGTCGGGCGCGGCGTCGACGGCGTCGTCCAGCTGGCCGAGGACGGTCCCCGCGTCGCCGATCAGCGGGTAGTCCGCGTGGACGTTCTTCGAGATCTCCGCGGGGTCGATGTCGACGTGGATGACCTCCGCCTCCGGCGCGAAGGTGTCGACGCCGCCGGTCAGCCGGTCGTCGAACCGCGTGCCGACCCCGATCAGCAGGTCGGTGTGGGTGATCGCCATGTTCGCGTAGCCGGTGCCGTGCATCCCCGCCCACGACAGACACAGCTCGTCGTCCTCGGGGAACGACCCGATCCCCGGCATCGTGGTGACGACCGGGATCTCGTGTTCGCGGGCGAACGACCGGGCCGCCTCGGTGGCGTCGGCCTTGATCACGCCGCCGCCGAACAAAAGCAGCGGCCGCTCGGCGGCCTCGATGGCGTCGGCGGCGGCCGCGACGTTCTCCTCGTCGGCGACGTACTGCGGCCGGGTCGTCTCCGGGGGCTCCGCCGGGCCGGGCTCGGTGTCGGTGTCGCCGAGGGTGACGTCCTTCGGGAGGTCGACGAGCGTCGGCCCCGGCCGCCCCTCGTCGGCCAGCGCCAGCGCCTCGCCGACGGTGTCGCCCACGCTGTCGGGGTTGTCGGCGAAGTAGTTGTGCTTCGTGAGCGGCGCGGTCACGCCGATGGTGTCGGTCTCCTGGAACGCGTCGGAGCCGACCATATCCGCCGGCACCTGGCCGGTGAGCGCCAACATCCCGTCGGAGTCCATGTTCGCGTCGGCGATGCCCGTCACCAGGTTGGTCGCGCCGGGGCCGGAGGTCGCGAGGCAGATCCCCGGCTCGTTGTTGACCACGCCGAAGGCGTCGGCGGCGTGGGCCGCGCCCTGCTCGTGGGCCATCGTGACGTGGCGGATGTCGGAGTGATACAGCGCGTCGTAGACGGGCATGATCGCCCCGCCCTGGACGCCGAAGGCGGCCTCGACGCCGGCGTTCTCCAGCGCGTGAACCACCGACTCCGCGCCGGTGGTCGCGGGCCTGAAGTCGGCTGCCCGTTCCGCGTCGGCCCCGGTTTCGGGGTCGGCGTCTGCTGGTTCCTCGTCCGGTGTCGGTGCCTGTTTACTCATCGTCGCTCGCCCCCGGATACCGGTGTGTGGTCTGCGGTCGGTGCATCGGTGTCGGTCGTGTGGATCTGGCGTGGTGGGTCATACTGTGTGGTGAAGTCGGGCTCGGTCGGACGTCGGTCGACGGATCGCTGCGGCGAGAAACGGATGTATTGGGGGCTAACGGGCCCCTACTACGGCGCGGATCGGGTCCGCGCACCGCGACCGCGACGGCGACGCGGCTCGGCCCGCTCGACGGGCGGCGGCCGCGGTCGGCGTCCTGCGTCGCGTCATACCCGATTCCTCTCGCTCGGCCGTAATTAACGTTTCGCGGTCCGTCGCCGGGGCGGATCGGTCGGCGGCGTGCCCCGGCGGACCGAGTTCCCGGAGCGCGTGCCATCATACTGGGTACTCTCACTGTCTACCGCCGAGTGCTACCCTCGTTGACGCCACTCGGCGGTAAGAGACGGGAGTACCCATTATCAGGCGTGGACCTCCCCGTCGTCGTCGGCGCGGTCGACGCCGACGTCGCGGGCGAAGCTCGTCAACACGTCGACGGTGACGCGCTCCTTCTCGGCGCCGTAGTCCTTCACCCGGCGCGTGACCTCCCGCACCTCCGTGTCGGTTGGCGCGAAGCCGGACTCGACTAACCGCTTGCGGACGGAGTGGGTCCCGGTGTGTTTGCCGAGCACGAACTCGCGCTGGGCGCCCACCATATCGGGGGTCATCACGCCCGGCTCGAACGTGTCGGAGTTCTCGATGACGCCCGCGGCGTGGATCCCGCTCTCGTGTGAGAAGGCGTTCCGGCCGACCACCGGCTTGTTGCCGGGGACCGGGATGTCGCTGGCCTCCTCGACGATCCGCGAGACCTCGGTGATCCGCGTGGTGTCGATCCCGGTGTCGACGCCGTACAGCGACTCCGCCGCCATAACGACCTCCTCGAAGGCGGCGTTGCCGGCGCGCTCGCCGATGCCGTTGACCGACACCTGCGCCTGCGAGGCGCCGGCCTCGAAGCCCGCCATCGCGTTGGCGGCCGCGAGCCCGAAGTCGTCGTGGGCGTGGACGTCGATCGCGGCGTCGGTGAACGTGCGGATCTCCGTGACCAGGTTGGCAAACCGGGTCGGCGTCCCGACGCCGCAGGTATCGGGGATGTTGACCCAGTCGACGCCCGCCTCGTCGACGGCGCTCAGGATCTCCGCCAGGAAGTCCACGTCGGTCCGGGTTGCGTCCATGGGCGAGAACATCACCTCGACGCCCGCCTCCTTCGCGCGCTCGACGCTCTCGACCGCGCGGTCGACGGCCTCCTGTCTGGAGGCGTGCATCGAGTCCGCCAGTTGGACGTCGCTCGTGGACACGAAGACGTGGACTAGTTCGACGCCGGAGTCGAGAGCGGCCTCGACGTCCTTGTCGACGACGCGTGCCAGCCCGCAGACGGTGGTGTCGGTGGCGGCAGCGATGTCGCTCACGGACTCGAATTCGGCCTCGGAGTTGACGGGGAACCCAGCCTCGATGACGTGGGTCCCCATCTCGTCTAAGGTGGCCGCGATGCTACGCTTCTCGTCGTAGCTGAACGAAGTACGTGGCGACTGTTCGCCGTCGCGGAGCGTGGTGTCGAAAATCCGTACGTTGTCGATCTCGGATTCAGTGATGTGGGCTAACGTGCCCTGGAAGAACTCGACCAGCCGGGGTGTCCGACTGAGCCTCCTTGTCGTGAGACATTGTGTCTACAGACAGCCGGGGAGTGATATTAAAAGCTTTCGTGTTGCGGGTGCCCGAGGGCCGTCACGCGGCACGGCGTCCGCCGATACGCCACGATTCCGTCGCCGGTGTCGCGGGGGGGCCGCCGGCAGGTCCGACGGCGTCAGACACCGACCGAACGCTTTTCGTCCCGCTTTCCCTCCGAACCGGTATGAGCGACTTCAACCTGAACCTCTCGGAGGCCGAGGAGCACCTCGACGACGAGGACACCGACGTCGTGCTCGGCACGCTCGACGGATCCACGCCGGCCGAGGAGTGGATCGACGCCATCCGCTCGGGGAACGTGCTCGTGCTCGCCGTCGAGGGCGACCTCAACGAACTCGCGAAGGGCTTTGCGCGGCCGGTCAGGGATCTGGGCGGCGGCCTCACCCACTTCCGGCAGTTCCTGGTCGTGACCCCGCCGGACGTCGAGGTCGACACGAGTCGTCTCTGAGCCCGGGTCGGCCGCTCAGGCGGCGTCACCCTCCCGCAGAAACGTCACCACGTGGCCGTCACCGTCGACGACCCGCAAGCCCCCGGGAACCGACGCCATCCCCCCGGGCCAGGGCCCGCCGGCCTCGACCGCCGCCTCCGGATCGTCGGTCGTGAACGCGAGGTCGACGTGGAGGCCGCCGCGGGCGTCGGCGATCCCGAGCTGCGGCTCCCAGAGTTCGAGGTCGACGGGGCCGGACAGCCGGACGCGACGCCGGTTGTCCCCCCGATCGACCACCTCGAACCCGAGCCGGCGGTACCGATCCTCGGCGGCCGGCAGGTCCCTGACCTCCAGGACGACCTCGAACAGGTCCGACACCGGGGGGATGGCGGTCGGGTCGGCGTCGGCCGCGCCGGCGGCTGCGTCGGAACCGCCTGCCCCGTCCCCGTCGCGGTCGAACCCGCCGATCTCGACACAGTGGCCCGCGGGATCGAAGACGTACAGCGAGTCGGTCGCGCCGAACGAGAACTCGACGGGGTCGAGGTCCGCGAGCCGGTCCCACCACCGTTCGTAGGCCTCCGGCGTGGTCGCGAACGCGTAGTGGGTGTGTACGCCCCCCCGCGGAACGTCCGTCGGCCGGCGGAGCACGAGACGGGTCGTCCCGGCGTCGTCGGCCGCCGACGTGCCGTCGTTCGGGGCACCGATCCCGTAGGCGACGCGCGATCCCGAGTCCCCGGTCGGCTCCGCGTCGGGGACGAACCCCAGCCGATCCTCGTAGAACGCCCGCGCCGCGTCGAGATCCGTGACTTCCAATCCGAGCCGGTGGACGCCGGTGAGCATACCCCACGGTGGGACCGCCTCGGTAAATACACTGACGCCGACACCACGGTACTGTCCACTTAGGAGTGACATCGGTGAGGATGGCGGATTGAAGACATTGGAAGTCCCCGCGCTCTCGACTCAATGGCTTCGCTGTCGCTCGAAAGACCCGAAGTTTCTTTCGTGATCACGAGAGGGCGAGGTCGTCCGACGAGGTGCTCGACGAGATCCTCGCGACGACGCTCGTGACCGCACTCGACCAGGTGGACCGAACCGAACGGCTCCGGGAGCGCGAGCGACGGTCGACCCGGCAGAACGCCAGGCTCGAGGAGTTCGCGAGCGTGGTCAGCCACGACCTCCGGAACCCGCTCAACGTCGCGGAGGGGCGGCTCGAACTCGCATCCCGGAAGTGCGACAGCGAGCACCTGACGGCGGTGTCGAGTGCCCACGACCGGATGTCCGAACTGATCGACGAACTGCTCACGCTCGCCCGGGCGTACGACGCGCAAGTCGAGCGGGTTCCGGTCGAACTCGACTCGTTCGTCCGGAACTGTTGGACCAACGTCGAGACCGATCCCGCACGACTCGACATCCTCACCGGGCGGACGATCCGCGCGGACGAGGGGCGGCTCAAGCGGCTGTTGGAGAACCTGCTGCGGAACGCTGTGGAGCACGGCTCCACGAGCCCCCGTTCCGACAGTCGCGGGGACGCCGTAGAACACGGGTCCACGAGCAGTCGGACGGGGTCCGACGACGCAGTCGAGCACGGTTCGGATGGCGATCGTGTCGCGATTATGGCGGGTGCGCTCGACGACGGGTTCTACGTCGAGGACGACGCCCCGGGGATCCCCCCGGAGGAACGGGAATCGATCTTCGAGTACGGCTATTCGACCACCTCGGCGGGGACGGGACTCGGGCTCGCGATCGCCCAACAGTGTGCGGAGATCCACGGCTGGGAGATCAGCGTCACCGACGGCACCGACGGCGGCGCCCGCTTCGAGATCACCGGGGTCGAGATCACCGAGGGGTAGCCCGCACCGACGCGATCAGACGGCCGGACCCGCCGCTACCGGATCTTCCGAACGTCGCTGATGTCGAACCCGCCGTCGTGGATCTCGGTCTCGAAGCGCACGATGTTCTCGCGTTCGATCTGCGAGAGCACGCCGCTGAATTCCTGGACGACCATCGTGCGGGCGCGCTTCGATCCGCCGGACTCCCACTCGAACTGGAGGGTCCCGTCCGCGGCGTCCATCAGGTGCCCGAGCTGGTTTGCGCCGAGCGTCTCCCGGCTGACGTACGCTAAAACTAGCCCGTTCCACCGGTGGGCGGCCTTCCCCAGCCCGCGGACGAGCATCGCGATGTCGTTCCAGGTCATCTCGTCGGAGACCGCCGCCACGAGGTCGGTGATCGAGTCGATGACGACCAGATTGTCGAAGGCGTGTTCGTTGAGGTAGTTCCCGAGCGCGGTCAACACGTCGGCCCGGCCCTTGCCGCCGCCCAGATCCCGGAGCGTCGTGGTCTCGCCCAGATACCACTCCCGAGGAACGGGGCTCAGCTGGAAGTACTCGGGCGAGAAGTCCCGAACCTCGATCCGGTCGGTGGCGGCGTCGACGAGTTCCGCGTCGAGGACGTAGTCCATCTCGTTACGGACCGTCTCCTCGTCGTCGGTAAAGGAGAGGTAGTGGACTTCCGGTGGGAGCGTGGCGTCCTCGTGGAGGTCGCCGTAGTGGAGCTCGAACAGGTCCGAATCCTCGTGGGCGACCGCGTTCATCGTCACGCTCGTGTACATGAACTCCCGGGCGCCGGCCCCCGCGTCGCCGACGAGCAGCACGACCGTCCCCCGCGGTGCGCCGCCGTCGACCACCTTGTCGAAGCGGGAGACTCCGAACGGGATTCGGGCCATACCCGATAGTCCGGTGGGGCGACGTTAACGGTTTCGGGGGACGCTGCCGCCCGCGACCGGGTTCACGTCCGCGCCGTCGTTCCGCCCGGACGCGATCAGCACCTCCCCGGGGACTCCGGCGTCGTCGAGGGCGGCCCGCCCGGCGGCCCGTGCCGCGTCGACCTGGTCGGCGTGGGTGACCGCGTAGACGCACGGTCCCCAGGAGGACTGCCCGGCGCCGTGACACGCCGGATCGTCGTGCAGGGCGGCGACGATCTCCCCCGCCGGCGGCCGGTACACCCCACCCTGTTCGCCGGCGTACCAGGTGCCGTTCAGACGGCCGACCGACCGGATGGCCGCCCCGAACCGCTCGTGGGATCCCTCCGCGACCGCGGGGAGCAGCCGGCGGGCCACGACGCCGGCGATCCGGTCTGCAGTCCCGGGGTCGGCGCCCTCGACGACCGACCGGATGCTCTCCTCCTCGGCCTCGCCGCTCCGTCCCCGGTCGACGTCGGGGACGACGACGAGGAACCGCCACGCCTCGGGGATCTCGCGCCGCACTGTGACCCGCGGGACGGTCCACTCCCCGTCGGCCGGCCGGTCGGGCGTGAACTGCTCGGTGGGATGGCCCGCGTCGATCACGAACCCGCCGGACTCGAAGGTCGCGACGCCGACGCCCGAGCGCCCGCCGCGACCCAGGTCGGGCGCCAACTCCCGCACGTCCGGTTCCAGCCCGTGGGCCCTTCCGACCGCCCGCAACGCGGCGAGGGCGAGGCGGGTCCCGCTCCCCAACCCCGCGTGCCGCGGCAGCGCGGACTCGACCGTGACGGCCGCCCCCGAAACGCCGAGGCGGTCGACCGCCCGCTCGACGTAGCCGCGGGCGGCGGCGTGATCGCACTCGATCCGGTCGGCCGGCGCGGCGGTGAGGACGGTTCGCGGCTCGTCGAGGCCGAGCCCGATACCGCCGTACAACCGGCTGTGGGCCAGGCTGAGGTTCAGAAACCCGACGTGGAGCCGGGCACCGACGGTCACGCGGACGCGACTCATTACCGAAATCAGGGTCCCCAGAAGGTTCCCCGTTTCGGCGGTGGCAAGCCGGGCCGGTGTCGGTAGATCGCTACGGCAGCGGACAGAGGCTCGCGGTGAAGACGGCGACCGCGTCGGACCCGTTGCGCGCGCCGTGGACCGCCCCACGGTCGTGGCGCACGACCCCGGGGGCCGCCACCACCTCCTCGTCGCCGTCGCGGACGACGACGACCTCGCCGTCGAGTACGTGGAAGACGTTCGTGCTCTCTTCGTGTTCGTGCGCTTCGAGTTCGGCACCGGGACCGAGCGCGAACGCCTTCACGAGGACGTCGTCGGTCACAACCAGTTCGGCGGTGGCGATCTCCCCGTCGTCGGGGTCGAGCGTCGAGCGGGTGTCGGCGTACAGATCGAGCGTTGCCATCGGTT
Proteins encoded:
- a CDS encoding VOC family protein, yielding MLTGVHRLGLEVTDLDAARAFYEDRLGFVPDAEPTGDSGSRVAYGIGAPNDGTSAADDAGTTRLVLRRPTDVPRGGVHTHYAFATTPEAYERWWDRLADLDPVEFSFGATDSLYVFDPAGHCVEIGGFDRDGDGAGGSDAAAGAADADPTAIPPVSDLFEVVLEVRDLPAAEDRYRRLGFEVVDRGDNRRRVRLSGPVDLELWEPQLGIADARGGLHVDLAFTTDDPEAAVEAGGPWPGGMASVPGGLRVVDGDGHVVTFLREGDAA
- a CDS encoding RAD55 family ATPase yields the protein MARIPFGVSRFDKVVDGGAPRGTVVLLVGDAGAGAREFMYTSVTMNAVAHEDSDLFELHYGDLHEDATLPPEVHYLSFTDDEETVRNEMDYVLDAELVDAATDRIEVRDFSPEYFQLSPVPREWYLGETTTLRDLGGGKGRADVLTALGNYLNEHAFDNLVVIDSITDLVAAVSDEMTWNDIAMLVRGLGKAAHRWNGLVLAYVSRETLGANQLGHLMDAADGTLQFEWESGGSKRARTMVVQEFSGVLSQIERENIVRFETEIHDGGFDISDVRKIR
- a CDS encoding ATP-binding protein → MLDEILATTLVTALDQVDRTERLRERERRSTRQNARLEEFASVVSHDLRNPLNVAEGRLELASRKCDSEHLTAVSSAHDRMSELIDELLTLARAYDAQVERVPVELDSFVRNCWTNVETDPARLDILTGRTIRADEGRLKRLLENLLRNAVEHGSTSPRSDSRGDAVEHGSTSSRTGSDDAVEHGSDGDRVAIMAGALDDGFYVEDDAPGIPPEERESIFEYGYSTTSAGTGLGLAIAQQCAEIHGWEISVTDGTDGGARFEITGVEITEG
- a CDS encoding beta-ribofuranosylaminobenzene 5'-phosphate synthase family protein, whose protein sequence is MSRVRVTVGARLHVGFLNLSLAHSRLYGGIGLGLDEPRTVLTAAPADRIECDHAAARGYVERAVDRLGVSGAAVTVESALPRHAGLGSGTRLALAALRAVGRAHGLEPDVRELAPDLGRGGRSGVGVATFESGGFVIDAGHPTEQFTPDRPADGEWTVPRVTVRREIPEAWRFLVVVPDVDRGRSGEAEEESIRSVVEGADPGTADRIAGVVARRLLPAVAEGSHERFGAAIRSVGRLNGTWYAGEQGGVYRPPAGEIVAALHDDPACHGAGQSSWGPCVYAVTHADQVDAARAAGRAALDDAGVPGEVLIASGRNDGADVNPVAGGSVPRNR
- a CDS encoding cupin domain-containing protein, producing the protein MATLDLYADTRSTLDPDDGEIATAELVVTDDVLVKAFALGPGAELEAHEHEESTNVFHVLDGEVVVVRDGDEEVVAAPGVVRHDRGAVHGARNGSDAVAVFTASLCPLP